Genomic window (Pseudomonas azadiae):
CAGAGCCTGTACCTGTGGGCGCGCTTCCCGCATATCGAAGACGCCAACGCCCTCACCCGACACTGCCTGACCCAAGGCGTAATGCTGGCGCCGGGCTCGATCTTCTCGACCCAACCCAAAAGCACATCCCCCTGGACGCGGTTGAACGTGGCGTACCTGGATGACCCGGTGTTTTGCCGGGTTATTCGCGAGCTGCGATAGCCCGAAGTTGGCACTTGATCCTTTGGGAGTTGTCGAGCTTTAGCGAGGCTGCGAAAGCGGTGGGTCAGGCGATGAAGATGCCAGCAGTACCGCCGCCTTCGCAGCCTCGCCGGGGCTCGACAGCTCCCACAGTTGAGCTGCGTCGCGGCTGAGATTGCGGCAGCCGCTAAACCGCAAATCCAGCGTACACAGCCGATCCCCTGTGGGAGCTCTCGAGCTTTAGCGAGGCAGCGATAGCGGTGTGTCAGGCGATAAAAATGTTGGCAATGCCGCCGCCTTCGCAGCCTCGCCGGGGCTCGACAGCTCCCACAGTTGAGCTGCGTCGTGGCTGAGATTGCGTCAGCCGCTAAACCGTAAATCCAGCGTACACAGCCGATCCCCTGTGGGAGCTGTCGAGCTTTAGCGAGGCAGCGATAGCGGTGGGTCAGGCGATAAAAATGTTGGCAATGCCGCCGCCTTCGCAGCCTCGCTGGGGCTCGACAGCTCCCACAGTTGAGCTGCGTCGCGGCTGAGATTGCGGCAGCCGCTAAACCGCAAATCCAGCGTACACAGCCGATCCCCTGTGGGAGCTCTCGAGCTTTAGCGAGGCAGCGATAGCGGTGTGTCAGGCGATAAAAATGTTGGCAATGCCGCCGCCTTCGCAGCCTCGCCGGGGCTCGACAGCTCCCACAGTTGAGCTGCGTCGTGGCTGAGATTGCGTCAGCCGCTAAACCGTAAATCCAGCGTACACAGCCGATCCCCTGTGGGAGCTGTCGAGCTTTAGCGAGGCAGCGATAGCGGTGGGTCAGGCGATGAAAATGCCAGCAGTACCGCCGCCATCGCAGCCTCGCCGGGGCTCGACAGCTCCCACAGTTGAGCTGCGGTGCGGCTCAAATTGGGCCAGTCGCTAGACCGCAAATCCAACCCACACAGCCGATCCCCTGTGGGAGCTCTCGAGCTTTAGCGAGGCAGCGATAGCGGTGTGTCAGGCGATAAAAATGTTGGCAATGCCGCCGCCTTCGCAGCCTCGCCGGGGCTCGACAGCTCCCACAGTTGAGCTGCGTCGTGGCTGAGATTGCGTCAGCCGCTAAACCGTAAATCCAGCGTACACAGCCGATCCCCTGTGGGAGCTGTCGAGCTTTAGCGAGGCAGCGATAGCGGTGGGTCAGGCGATGAAAATGCCAGCAGTACCGCCGCCATCGCAGCCTCGCCGGGGCTCGACAGCTCCCACAGTTGAGCTGCGGTGCGGCTCAAATTGGGCCAGTCGCTAGACCGCAAATCCAACCCACACAGCCGATCCCCTGTGGGAGCTCTCGAGCTTTAGCGAGGCAGCGATAGCGGTGGGTCAGGCGATGAAAATGCCAGCAGTACCGCCGCCATCGCAGCCTCGCCGGGGCTCGACAGCTCCCACAGTTGAGCTGCGGTGCGGCTCAAATTGGGCCAGTCGCTAGACCGCAAATCCAACCCACACAGCAATCCCCTGTGGGAGCTCTCGAGCTTTAGCGAGGCTGCGATAGCGGAGTGTCAGGCGAAGAAAATGCCAGCAATGCCGCCGCCATCGCAGCCTCGCCGGGGCTCGACAGCTCCCACAGTTGAGCTGCGGTGCGGCTGAGATTGCGTCAGCCGCTAAACCGCAAATCCAACCAACACAGCCGATCCCCTGTGGGAGCTCTCGAGCTTTAGCGAGGCAGCGATAGCGGTGTGTCAGGCGATAAAAATGTTGGCAATGCCGCCGCCTTCGCAGCCTCGCCGGGGCTCGACAGCTCCCACAGTTGAGCTGCGTCGTGGCTGAGATTGGGCCAGCCGCTACAACGCAAATCCAACCCACACAGCCGATCCCCTGTGGGAGTTCTGGAGCTTTAGCGAGGCTGCGAAAGCGGAGTGTCAGGCGATAAAAATGCCAGCAATGCCGCCGCCTTCGCAGCCTCGCTAAAGCTCGACTGTTCCCCCATAGGGCAGTGCCGCAGCCGTGTGATCAAGCGGCGTGGCTTTCCTTCTTCAGGCTGTCCATATCAATCACAAACCGGTACTTCACATCGCCCTTGAGCATCCGTTCATACGCTTCGTTGATGCCTTGGATATCGATCATCTCGATGTCCGAGACAATCCCGTGTCTGGCACAGAAATCGAGCATGTCCTGGGTCTCCTGGATGCCGCCGATCAACGAACCGGCCAGGCTGCGGCGTTTGAAGATCAGGTTGAACACCGTCGGCGACGGGTGCGGGCTGTCGGGCGCGCCGACCAGGGTCATGGTGCCGTCGCGCTTGAGCAGGTTGAGGAAGGCGTCGAGGTCGTGCGGGGCGGCGACGGTGTTGAGGATGAAGTCGAGGCTGTTGGCAACCTTGGCCATTTCGTCCGGGTTCTTCGACACCACCACCTGATCGGCGCCCAGGCGCAAGCCGTCTTCGCGCTTGTTGGGCGAGGTGGTGAACAACGTGACATGGGCGCCCATGGCATGGGCAATTTTCACCGCCATATGGCCGAGGCCACCGAGACCGACCACACCGACTTTCTTGCCGGGGCCCACCTTCCAGTGGTGCAGCGGCGAATAGGTGGTGATGCCCGCGCACAGCAGCGGCGCGACGGCGGCCAGGTTGGCGTCGTCGTGGGAAATGCGCAGGACGAACTTCTCCTTGACCACGATGCTGTCGGAATACCCGCCAAAGGTGTTTTCACCACCGAACACCGGACCGTTGTAGGTGCCGGTAAACCCGTTTTCGCAATACTGCTCCTCGCCTTCGGCGCAGGAGGCGCAGTGCTGGCAGCTGTCAACCATGCAGCCGACGCCGGCCAAATCACCGACCTTGAACTTGCTGACATTGCCACCTACCGCCGTGACGCGACCGACGATCTCGTGGCCGGGCACGCTGGGATACAGGGTGTTGTTCCACTCGTTACGCGCGGTGTGCAGGTCGGAGTGACAGACACCGCAGTAGAGAATATCGATCTGCACGTCGTCAGCCCCCGGCGCGCGGCGCTCGAAGGTAAAAGGCTTGAGAGAATCCTTGGCGTTCTGGGCGGCGTAGCTGTAAGTCTTGGCCATTTCGTTCACCTGTGAAATCGGATACTGGAAGTCAGATGACCGGCCTGGACGCTGAATCGTTCAATCAAGCACGCCCGTACAATTCGCCCCGCTGGCGCGTCCCTAAGCTCACGGCTTTCGATCCTAGGCATAGCGCTGGAGAGTAAGCATGTGTAAACGCGTGATTAAGGTTTCCCTGGCCCTGACCTTGCTGGCCGGCCAGATCATGGGCAGCGCATTCGCCGCAACACCCGCAGTCGCCGTGGCGCCGCAATACGACACCAGCCACGTCTACGTCGCGCCGACGGATGTCGACCGCTTTGCCCAGAGTTTCCTGGCGACCTTTGGTGGCAAAAGCACAGCCCAGGTGGTGGTGAACGTGCTGCCGGTGCCGAGCAGCACCACCTCGCAATTGCTGCAGACGCCGGCCGGCACGGTGTCGCTGTTTGGTTTCACCACCCCGATCCCGCACCCGTTCGGCCAGGAGCGCAACGGCTACCTGGTCAAGGATATGGACGTCGCGCTCAAGGCCGCCCGTGAAAACGGTGCAGCGGTGATCGTCAGCGACTTCCCCGACCCGATCGGGCGTGATGCGGTGGTGCAGTGGCCGGGCGGTGTGAACATGCAGCTCTACTGGCACACCAAGACCCCGGACTACGCGGCGTTCCAGACCGTGCCGGAAAACCGCGTGTACCTCAGCGCAGACCGCGCCGATGCCTTTATCAAATCCTTTATGGGCTTCTCCCACGGCAAAGTCCTGGCCGATGACAAGCACGCTCCTGGCGTCGATATCGGCCAAGGCGGT
Coding sequences:
- a CDS encoding NAD(P)-dependent alcohol dehydrogenase, which gives rise to MAKTYSYAAQNAKDSLKPFTFERRAPGADDVQIDILYCGVCHSDLHTARNEWNNTLYPSVPGHEIVGRVTAVGGNVSKFKVGDLAGVGCMVDSCQHCASCAEGEEQYCENGFTGTYNGPVFGGENTFGGYSDSIVVKEKFVLRISHDDANLAAVAPLLCAGITTYSPLHHWKVGPGKKVGVVGLGGLGHMAVKIAHAMGAHVTLFTTSPNKREDGLRLGADQVVVSKNPDEMAKVANSLDFILNTVAAPHDLDAFLNLLKRDGTMTLVGAPDSPHPSPTVFNLIFKRRSLAGSLIGGIQETQDMLDFCARHGIVSDIEMIDIQGINEAYERMLKGDVKYRFVIDMDSLKKESHAA
- a CDS encoding VOC family protein, whose product is MCKRVIKVSLALTLLAGQIMGSAFAATPAVAVAPQYDTSHVYVAPTDVDRFAQSFLATFGGKSTAQVVVNVLPVPSSTTSQLLQTPAGTVSLFGFTTPIPHPFGQERNGYLVKDMDVALKAARENGAAVIVSDFPDPIGRDAVVQWPGGVNMQLYWHTKTPDYAAFQTVPENRVYLSADRADAFIKSFMGFSHGKVLADDKHAPGVDIGQGGGSYRRVDIESPFGRMAVLVTNGHLPYPFGHETTGYQVADLTATLDKATGSGAKVLVPAFDSKGRRSALVEFPGGYVAEIHQLNAAK